A stretch of Alkalibacter saccharofermentans DSM 14828 DNA encodes these proteins:
- the glnA gene encoding type I glutamate--ammonia ligase, whose protein sequence is MAITKDQILQNAKDLDVEFIHLQFTDLNGVMKNLSISYEQLEKALDGEIMFDGSSIDGFVRIEESDMYLKPDLNTFVVFPWKPQVGREARLICDIYNPDGTPFSGCPRNILKKKVKEAEDMGYTMYVGPECEFFLFEVDENNYPTLKTHDNAGYFDLAPVDLGESARRDMVVTLKEMGFEIEASHHEVAPGQHEIDFKYADALEAADDIMTFKMVVRVIAQRHGLHATFMPKPIFGINGSGMHLNQSLFKDGKNAFYDPDGPYELSDTAYKYIAGLIKHARGMAALTNPTVNSYKRLVPGYEAPVYIAWSPKNRSPLIRIPAKRGPSTRVEMRNPDPSANPYLALAASLAAGLDGVKNDLEAPPPVFSNVYEMGLKEKEEQGIDSLPGTLKEAIQELQADELLMETLGPHAQVKYIENKMQEWDSYRTKVSQWELDMYLTTI, encoded by the coding sequence ATGGCAATTACAAAAGACCAAATTTTACAAAATGCGAAGGATTTGGACGTGGAGTTCATTCACTTGCAGTTTACTGATTTAAACGGAGTTATGAAGAACCTATCCATCAGTTATGAACAGCTGGAAAAAGCATTGGATGGCGAAATCATGTTTGACGGATCATCCATTGATGGGTTTGTGAGAATCGAAGAGTCGGACATGTACCTAAAGCCGGATCTAAACACTTTCGTCGTATTTCCATGGAAGCCTCAGGTAGGCAGGGAAGCAAGGCTGATTTGTGACATCTACAATCCCGACGGCACGCCATTTTCCGGATGTCCGAGAAATATTTTAAAGAAAAAAGTAAAAGAAGCCGAGGATATGGGCTATACCATGTACGTAGGTCCCGAGTGCGAGTTCTTTCTCTTTGAAGTTGATGAAAACAACTATCCTACTCTTAAGACTCACGACAACGCAGGATACTTTGATCTTGCTCCTGTGGACTTGGGAGAGAGTGCCAGAAGGGACATGGTGGTAACCTTAAAGGAGATGGGCTTTGAGATTGAAGCATCCCACCATGAGGTAGCTCCTGGACAACACGAGATAGACTTTAAATATGCAGACGCTCTAGAGGCGGCAGATGACATCATGACATTTAAAATGGTGGTAAGGGTTATCGCTCAAAGACATGGATTGCACGCCACTTTCATGCCGAAGCCGATTTTTGGAATCAACGGCTCTGGGATGCACCTTAACCAGTCACTTTTCAAGGACGGAAAGAACGCATTTTATGATCCCGATGGGCCTTACGAGTTAAGCGACACAGCATACAAGTACATTGCAGGACTTATTAAGCATGCCAGAGGTATGGCAGCGCTTACCAATCCAACTGTAAATTCGTACAAAAGACTAGTTCCCGGTTATGAAGCACCTGTATATATTGCATGGTCGCCGAAGAATAGAAGCCCGCTTATAAGAATCCCTGCAAAACGGGGACCGTCAACCAGGGTGGAAATGAGAAACCCGGATCCGTCGGCAAATCCATACTTGGCTCTGGCTGCAAGCTTGGCTGCAGGTCTTGATGGTGTCAAGAACGACCTTGAGGCGCCGCCTCCGGTATTTTCAAATGTATATGAAATGGGCCTTAAGGAAAAAGAAGAACAGGGTATAGATTCTCTACCCGGCACTTTAAAAGAGGCCATTCAAGAGCTTCAGGCTGATGAGCTTCTCATGGAGACCTTAGGGCCACATGCGCAAGTTAAATACATCGAAAACAAGATGCAGGAGTGGGACAGCTACAGAACCAAGGTAAGCCAGTGGGAGCTTGATATGTACCTGACAACCATCTAA
- a CDS encoding redox-sensing transcriptional repressor Rex, with translation MDMQRNSIKVSMAVVRRLPKYYRYLGDLIHNDVMRISSKELGKLMGLTASQIRQDLNCFGGFGQQGYGYNVIELQKEIGSILGLSKSYNCVIVGAGNLGQAIANYEGFKREGFILKAMFDVNPRLIGNTIRDIKILDILDLGEYVKSNDIQIGIICVPKEHSQSVADTLIENNVKAIWNFAPTDVSVPDNVVIENVAISESLYTLTYLMNEDSLNI, from the coding sequence ATTGACATGCAGAGAAATTCAATAAAGGTCTCCATGGCTGTCGTTAGAAGGCTGCCTAAATATTATAGATACTTGGGAGATTTAATACACAACGATGTCATGAGAATATCATCAAAAGAACTCGGAAAACTTATGGGCCTTACTGCATCTCAAATACGGCAGGACTTGAATTGCTTTGGGGGATTTGGTCAGCAGGGATACGGTTATAACGTTATAGAGCTTCAAAAGGAAATTGGAAGCATACTGGGGCTTAGCAAATCGTATAACTGTGTTATTGTAGGTGCCGGAAACTTGGGACAGGCAATTGCCAACTATGAAGGATTTAAAAGAGAAGGATTTATTCTTAAAGCTATGTTTGACGTAAATCCGAGGCTTATTGGCAATACGATCAGAGACATCAAGATTCTGGATATTTTAGATCTTGGTGAATACGTAAAGAGCAATGATATACAAATAGGCATTATTTGTGTGCCTAAGGAGCACAGCCAAAGCGTAGCAGACACGCTTATAGAAAACAATGTAAAGGCAATATGGAACTTTGCACCGACAGATGTTTCCGTGCCGGATAATGTAGTAATCGAAAATGTAGCAATAAGCGAAAGCCTTTACACACTTACATATCTAATGAATGAAGACAGTTTAAACATTTAG
- the abc-f gene encoding ribosomal protection-like ABC-F family protein → MLVSANNIEKSFGVETVLKNVSFMVDDNSKIGIVGKNGTGKSTLFKIIAGITPYDSGSIDYAKNLSIGYLSQESSLNEDNRLYEEVISVFDHIIDMEREMRTMEVEISKNHDRDVESLLNKYAQLTEKFEDMSGYEYESRARGILIGLGFAPEEFDRPVAAFSGGEKTRISLAKMILTNPQLLLLDEPTNFLDIETIQWLESYLKNYSGSFIIISHDRYFLDSLVTTVFEIENKTLTRYNGNFSEYVRRKQENLESQLHQYKLEQREIQRQEEIIKQFRQFNREKSIKRARSREKMLDKMPKSDKPFIDNRKVSMKFEPKIQSSKLVLEVDDLAKSYDSNLFNSISFNVFRGDRIGIIGANGSGKSTMLKIINGDLSQDRGQVNWGQKVIPAFFRQDNAGLDPDSTVLDEVWNCRPKANEGEIRNILSYFKFYGDDAFKPLNVLSGGELSRVSLARTMLSDANFIIMDEPTNHLDMPTVDVLENALSDYTGTLFIVSHDRYFLNKTVNRLFVLKDNHLEIYEGNYDYYIQKTQEAKMLEDLKNSQPEKTKTEIVQEKKLKNKQKKELAALKKEISRLEESIIVKEEEISKLEKIICSDGFYDDYDYSCKINSDYESAKSQLSLLMDDWTVKQMEIEESS, encoded by the coding sequence ATGCTAGTTAGTGCTAATAATATAGAAAAAAGCTTCGGCGTGGAAACCGTGCTGAAAAATGTAAGCTTTATGGTAGATGACAACAGCAAAATAGGGATAGTGGGCAAAAACGGTACGGGAAAGAGCACCCTGTTCAAGATAATCGCAGGAATAACCCCCTATGACAGCGGCAGCATCGACTACGCCAAAAATCTGTCTATCGGATATCTTTCCCAGGAATCCAGCTTAAATGAAGACAACCGGTTATACGAAGAGGTCATATCGGTATTTGACCACATAATCGACATGGAGCGTGAAATGAGGACGATGGAAGTTGAAATATCCAAAAATCACGACAGGGATGTGGAAAGTCTCCTAAACAAATATGCTCAGCTTACAGAAAAATTCGAAGACATGTCCGGCTACGAATACGAAAGCAGAGCCCGTGGAATATTGATTGGACTCGGCTTTGCTCCGGAAGAGTTTGACAGACCTGTCGCTGCTTTCAGCGGAGGAGAAAAAACCAGGATATCCCTTGCAAAGATGATCCTCACCAACCCGCAGCTTCTTCTTTTGGACGAGCCAACCAACTTTTTGGACATAGAAACCATCCAATGGCTTGAAAGCTACCTTAAAAATTACAGCGGATCCTTTATAATCATTTCCCACGATAGGTATTTTCTCGATTCACTTGTTACCACCGTGTTCGAAATTGAAAACAAGACCTTGACCCGTTACAACGGCAACTTCAGCGAATATGTCAGAAGGAAGCAGGAAAACCTGGAAAGCCAGCTGCATCAATACAAGCTGGAACAAAGAGAGATACAGCGCCAGGAAGAGATAATAAAGCAGTTCAGGCAGTTCAACAGGGAGAAGAGCATTAAAAGAGCTCGCAGCCGTGAAAAGATGCTGGACAAGATGCCTAAAAGCGACAAGCCGTTTATCGACAATCGCAAGGTATCAATGAAATTTGAACCTAAGATCCAAAGCTCTAAGCTTGTGCTTGAAGTGGATGACCTGGCAAAGAGCTATGATTCCAACCTGTTCAATTCCATCAGCTTCAATGTATTCCGAGGAGACAGGATAGGCATCATAGGCGCCAATGGAAGCGGCAAGAGCACAATGCTTAAAATAATCAACGGAGATTTATCTCAAGATCGTGGCCAAGTCAACTGGGGCCAAAAAGTGATCCCCGCATTTTTTAGACAAGATAATGCAGGACTTGATCCGGATTCAACGGTATTGGACGAGGTATGGAACTGCAGGCCCAAAGCAAACGAAGGTGAAATACGCAACATACTATCTTATTTCAAGTTTTATGGGGATGACGCGTTCAAGCCCCTAAACGTCCTCTCCGGAGGAGAGCTAAGCAGAGTATCACTTGCGAGGACTATGCTCTCTGATGCCAACTTCATTATCATGGATGAGCCTACGAACCACCTTGACATGCCTACGGTGGATGTACTGGAAAACGCCTTATCTGACTATACCGGCACCTTATTCATAGTCTCTCACGATAGATACTTCTTAAACAAGACGGTAAACAGGCTATTTGTGCTCAAGGACAACCATCTGGAGATTTACGAGGGCAACTACGACTACTACATCCAAAAGACTCAGGAAGCAAAAATGCTTGAAGATTTAAAAAACAGCCAGCCAGAGAAGACAAAGACTGAAATCGTTCAGGAAAAAAAACTTAAAAATAAGCAGAAAAAAGAGCTTGCAGCACTTAAAAAAGAGATAAGCAGGTTGGAAGAATCTATAATTGTAAAGGAAGAAGAGATTTCTAAACTGGAAAAAATCATTTGCTCTGACGGCTTTTACGACGATTATGACTATTCCTGCAAAATAAATTCGGACTATGAATCTGCTAAATCACAGTTATCCCTGCTTATGGATGATTGGACAGTAAAACAAATGGAAATTGAGGAAAGTTCATAA
- a CDS encoding ferritin translates to MLSKKLIDEINEQIKYEFFSAHLYLSMASFCSENDLPGFETWFIAQADEERFHAMKFYGFLNSRGEKAVLKGFDDPKADFDDIVDVFAYSLEHEKFVSSRIYHLMDIAQEEKEYATISLLNWFVDEQVEEEESFSTLLAQLKKIKGNPQGLHMLDRELGSRVFTPPAAE, encoded by the coding sequence ATGTTAAGCAAGAAACTTATTGATGAAATCAATGAACAAATAAAGTATGAATTCTTTTCGGCGCATTTGTATCTATCCATGGCTTCCTTCTGCTCGGAAAATGACCTGCCTGGTTTTGAAACCTGGTTCATAGCTCAAGCTGATGAAGAAAGATTCCATGCGATGAAATTCTACGGATTCTTAAACAGCAGAGGAGAAAAAGCGGTCTTAAAAGGCTTTGACGATCCAAAGGCTGATTTTGACGATATCGTAGACGTTTTTGCATATTCACTGGAGCACGAAAAATTCGTTTCCTCCAGAATATACCATTTAATGGATATAGCCCAGGAAGAAAAAGAATATGCCACCATAAGCCTTCTGAACTGGTTCGTAGACGAACAAGTAGAAGAAGAGGAGAGCTTCAGCACTTTACTGGCTCAGCTTAAAAAGATCAAGGGAAATCCTCAAGGTCTTCATATGTTGGACAGGGAACTAGGCTCAAGAGTCTTCACCCCTCCTGCAGCAGAGTAA